Proteins encoded within one genomic window of Vanrija pseudolonga chromosome 3, complete sequence:
- the SPAC27E2.06c gene encoding putative methionine--tRNA ligase, mitochondrial, whose protein sequence is MRLLGGRGLTGLARAPLPTRHTTLSLLEARRHNSSSSSAATTRPPFFTAPADEAPRPWYITTPIFYVNASPHIGHLHSVVLADTFARFARLREPGREVMFLTGTDEHGLKIQQAAAKAGRSEQEFCDEVSLRFRDLADRANISYTTFFRTTEERHYTAVQAFWDKLVARGDVYKGSHSGWYSVSDECFYSDIQVEKVDGVMVSSETGSEVVWQEEENWKFRLGAYGDKLTEWLSRPESVYPEAYRQDLLKQAASLNDLSVSRPSSRVSWGVPVPGDPTQTIYVWVDALINYLTNTGYPAPTVGWPPNMHVVGKDIIKFHAMHWPALLMAAGEAPPRRVLAHAHWTMHRTKMSKSRGNVADPLAAMDQYGVDGVRWYLMRAGGSLPTDADYSPVELAANYDRLRDQVGNLAQRIASPAILDRVCDWQSKFSVPELDASLSALRGSYDAHFEAYDISRAASLLMDTVVDANKFFTDEAPWASSDATAAVVYVYAALRLVGILAQPIMPAKAVELLDRLGVPESERAWANATWQPGAPVDAEEIVRRIKNGAMPFRGTTLFPRAELEEDSLPTNETKGKKTGKKEKKPKEKKVKENK, encoded by the exons ATGAGGTTACTGGGTGGTAGAGGCCTGACGGGCCTGGCGCGTGCCCCGCTCCCAACACGGCACACGACGCTctcgctcctcgaggcgcggcgccacaactcgtcgtcttcgtcggcagcgacgacccgcccgccgtTCTTCACGGCGCCGGCAGACGAGGCCCCGCGGCCATGGTACATCACCACGCCGATCTTCTACGTCAACGCGT CCCCCCACATCGGACACCTCCACtcggtcgtcctcgccgacacaTTTGCGCGCTTCGCGCGCCTCCGCGAGCCGGGGCGCGAGGTCATGTTCCTcaccggcaccgacgagcacgggcTCAAGATCCAGCaggcggccgccaaggccgggcgcagcgagcaggAGTTCTGCGACGAGGTCAGCCTGCGCTTCCGCGACCTGGCGGACCGCGCCAACATCTCGTACACGACCTTCTTCCGCACGACCGAGGAGCGGCATTACACGGCCGTGCAGGCGTTCTgggacaagctcgtcgcgcgcggggaCGTCTACAAGGGCTCCCATAGCGGGTGGTACTCTGTCTCGGACGAGTGCTTCTACTCGGACATCCaggtcgagaaggtcgaCGGGGTCATGGTGTCGAGCGAAACCGGCTCCGAGGTCGTgtggcaggaggaggagaactGGAAGTTCCGGCTCGGCGCGTACGGCGACAAACTGACCGAGTGGCTGTCGCGCCCAGAGT ccgtCTACCCCGAGGCATACCGCCAGGACCTGCTCAAGCAGGCGGCGTCGCTCAACGACCTGTCCGtctcgcggccctcctcccgCGTGTCATGGGGCGTGCCCGTCCCCGGCGACCCCACGCAGACGATCTACGTGTGGGTCGACGCGCTGATCAACTACCTCACCAACACGGGCtacccggcgccgacggtcGGCTGGCCGCCAAACATGCACGTGGTCGGCAAGGACATTATCAAGTTCCACGCGATGCACTGGCCTGCGCTGCtcatggcggcgggcgaggcgccgccgcgccgcgtgctcgcgcacgcgcactgGACGATGCACCGCACGAAAATGTCCAAGTCGCGCGGCAACGTCGCGGACCCGCTCGCCGCAATGGACCAgtacggcgtcgacggcgtgcgctgGTACCTcatgcgcgcgggcggctcgctgcccaccgacgccgactactcgcccgtcgagctcgcggcaAACTACGACCGCCTGCGCGACCAGGTCGGTAACCTCGCGCAGCGgatcgcctcgcccgccatCCTCGACAGGGTGTGCGACTGGCAGTCCAAGTTCTCcgtgcccgagctcgacgcctcgCTCTCCGCCCTGAGGGGTAGCTACGATGCGCACTTTGAGGCGTACGAcatctcgcgcgcggccagtCTGCTCATGGACACGGTGGTTGATGCGAACAAGTTCTTCACCGACGAGGCCCCGTGGGCCTCGTCAGACGCgaccgcggccgtcgtgtACGTGTACGCGGCCCTCCGCCTGGTCGGTatcctcgcccagcccatCATGCCCGCCAAGGctgtcgagctgctcgaccgcctcggcgtgcccgaGTCGGAGCGCGCCTGGGCCAACGCTACCTGGCAGCCTGGAGCCCCCGTCGACGCGGAGGAGATCGTAAGGCGTATCAAGAACGGCGCCATGCCGTTCAGGGGCACGACGCTGTTCCCCCGTGCTGAGTTGGAGGAAGACTCGCTGCCCACGAATGAGACGAAGGGGAAGAAGACTgggaagaaggagaagaagccgaaggagaagaaggtgaAGGAGAACAAGTAG
- the DEG1 gene encoding tRNA pseudouridine(38/39) synthase has product MSRYADLTREDLIARLEKLDKAGPSTPPPPPPKPAPKKKRGKHEDQAPFHFEAHPTRHIAILVAYQGWPYSGLAIQPTIEAPTVEGELLKALEKTRLIAEGGGWEGCEFGRCGRTDRGVSGEGQVLNLWVRTNRKPGDGGADLGDSWREAKEAKRPRVKQRYPEETSDAEPEPYNSEDDKPKPKKKVVAKSEPKAPMEIAYAKLINGVLPPEIRVLAWSPVAPEFDSRFSCQYRHYKYAFHRHAIPGEKPLDLDLMEQGAQRLLGEHDFRNLCKLDGSKQIENHKRIVHKAYFTEGEYPDQIIFNLIGSAFLWHQVRHIIAMLFLVGSGLEPPSIVTDLVNVEKFPAKPGYVMGDPLPLTLHECAFKDEALDWRFGPYDGPYKSLSAEDKAKVRPLAESNLDQLERQLERARQQAYLRAWQVGGALRRVHDIYGDERIAEHNATLYPTGGGDSVMIKSYRPVATRPVGDTPEVVNRKWRETTGKRKEEKRAAERAAAEQAVDQAAAGIAAVSVNDK; this is encoded by the coding sequence ATGTCGCGATACGCCGACCTGACGCGCGAGGACCTCATCGCGAGGCTGGAAAAGCTCGACAAGGCTGGGCCATCGACCCCCCCTCCACCTCCGCCCAAGCCGgcgcccaagaagaagcgcggaAAGCACGAGGACCAGGCTCCGTTCCACTTTGAGGCCCACCCGACGCGCCACATTGCCATCCTCGTCGCATACCAGGGCTGGCCATACTCTGGCCTCGCGATCCAGCCGACCATCGAGGCGCCGaccgtcgagggcgagctcctcaaggcgctcgagaagACGCGCCTGATCGCCGAAGGCGGTGGCTGGGAGGGGTGCGAGTTTGGCCGGTGCGGCCGTACCGACcgcggggtcagcggcgagggccagGTGCTCAACCTCTGGGTGCGGACCAACAGGAAAccgggcgacggcggcgcggatcTCGGCGACAGCtggcgcgaggccaaggaggccaagcggCCACGCGTCAAGCAACGTTACCCTGAAGAGACTAGCGatgccgagcccgagccctACAACAGCGAGGAtgacaagcccaagcccaagaagaaggtggTGGCCAAGAGCGAACCGAAGGCGCCCATGGAGATTGCCTACGCCAAGCTGATCAACGGTGTCCTCCCGCCAGAGATCCGTGTCCTCGCCTGGTCTCCCGTCGCGCCCGAGTTCGACTCGCGATTCTCGTGCCAGTACCGCCACTACAAGTACGCTTTCCACCGGCATGCGATCCCCGGCGAGAAGCCTCtggacctcgacctcatGGAGCAGGGAGCTcagcgcctgctcggcgagcacgacttCCGCAACCTTTGCAAGCTTGACGGCAGCAAGCAGATCGAGAACCACAAGCGTATCGTGCACAAGGCGTACTTCACCGAGGGCGAGTATCCGGACCAGATCATCTTCAACCTGATCGGCTCGGCCTTCCTGTGGCACCAGGTGCGCCACATCATCGCGATGCTGTTCCTCGTCGGCTCTGGGCTTGAGCCGCCGTCGATTGTGaccgacctcgtcaacgtcgaAAAGTTTCCCGCCAAGCCCGGATACGTCATGGGCGACCCTCTCCCTCTCACGCTCCACGAGTGCGCGTTCAAGGATGAGGCCCTCGACTGGCGCTTTGGGCCATACGACGGGCCGTACAAGAGCCTgagcgccgaggacaaggccaaggtcaggccgctcgccgagtccaacctcgaccagctggagcgccagctcgagaGGGCGAGGCAGCAGGCGTACCTCCGCGCTTGgcaggtgggtggtgcgctCCGCCGCGTGCACGACATctacggcgacgagcgcatcgccgagcACAACGCAACGCTCTACCCcactggcggtggcgactCGGTCATGATCAAGTCCTACCGCCCCGTCGCTACCCGTCCCGTCGGTGACACGCCCGAGGTTGTCAACCGCAAGTGGCGCGAGACGACgggcaagcgcaaggaggagaagcggGCGGCGGAACGTGCCGCCGCTGAGCAGGCCGTCGACCAGGCCGCGGCCGGCATTGCCGCGGTCAGCGTCAACGACAAGTAG
- the MET7 gene encoding Folylpolyglutamate synthase yields the protein MIQSLIRMAAQCSKTYTEAIKLLNTCQSNAATIEAIRKSGGRLNDWAVPEMLDYLRRIGYKPDDLNRLNVVHITGTKGKGSTSAFTEKLLRSHIPGGKIGLYTSPHLCAVRERIRVNGEPLSEEQFAQYFFDVWERLEADPKTLTVHTPQFPIYFRLLTLLAFHAFLQLGVDATVLEVGIGGTYDSTNIVPKPVVTGVTSLGLDHTAVLGTTIEDIARNKGGIYKKGVPALSVPQEYPAGLKVLEACAIAHGALPLEVVPIIPKTPLGLRGEHQRINASLAVALSKKFLEAQGKPLADADAVVPESFVKPLADTKWPGRCQTVPQGETTWLLDGAHTTESLRSCGEWAWAPESDASGAGGGPNVLVFNCSGGRQGETLLGALLDAGAATRGVSREELGKTFDTVIFCTNVTYTDGGFKGDLTSAAIDPADLAALATQRQLRDAWLALNPGFDESKAHAVASIEHAVNIVRGLGERRVLVAGSLHLVGGVMEVAGLQFALGME from the exons ATGATACAAAGTTTGATCAGAATGGCTGCCCAGTGCTCAAAGACTTACACG GAAGCCATCAAGCTCCTCAACACCTGCCAGTCGAATGCCGCGAC TATCGAGGCGATCCGCAAGTCGGGCGGAAGGCTCAATGACTGGGCCGTGCCCGAGATGCTCGACTACCTCCGCCGTATCGGCTACAAG CCGGACGACCTGAACCGCCTCAACGTCGTCCACATCACCGgcaccaagggcaagggtAGCACGTCGGCGTTCACTGAGAAGTTGCTGCGTAGTCACATCCCAGGGGGCAAGATTG GCCTGTACACCTCGCCGCACCTCTGCGCCGTCCGCGAGCGTATCCGCGTCAACGGCGAGCCCCTCTCCGAGGAGCAGTTCGCCCAGTACTTCTTCGACGTCTgggagcgcctcgaggccgaccccAAGACGCTCACGGTCCACACGCCCCAGTTCCCCATCTACTTCCGCCtgctcaccctcctcgccttccacgccttcctccagctcggcgtcgacgcgaccgtcctcgaggtcggtaTCGGCGGCACGTACGACAGCACCAACATTGTCCCCAAGCCCGTCGTGACGGGCGTCACgtccctcggcctcgaccacACCGCCGTGCTGGGCACCACTATCGAGGACATTGCGCGTAACAAGGGAGGCATCTACAAGAAGGGTGTGCCGGCGCTCTCCGTCCCGCAGGAGTACCCTGCCGGTCtcaaggtcctcgaggccTGCGCGATCGCCCATGGCGCGCTGCCTCTCGAGGTCGTGCCCATCATCCCCAAGACGCCGCTTGGCCTCCGCGGCGAGCACCAGCGCATCAACGCGTCGCTTGCCGTCGCCCTGTCCAAGAAGTTCCTCGAGGCGCAGGGCAAGCCACTTgctgacgccgatgccgtcgtCCCCGAGTCGTTTGTCaagccgctcgccgacaccaaGTGGCCTGGCCGCTGCCAGACGGTCCCGCAGGGCGAGACCACCTGGCTCCTGGACGGTGCGCACACCACCGAGTCGCTCCGCTCGTGCGGcgagtgggcgtgggcgcccgagtcggacgcgtcgggtgccggcggtggaCCCAACGTGCTGGTATTCAACTGTTCGGGCGGACGACAGGGCGagacgctcctcggcgcgctgctcgacgccggcgccgccacgcgcggcgtctcgcgcgaggagctcggcaagaCGTTCGACACGGTCATCTTCTGCACCAACGTGACGTACACGGACGGCGGGTTCAAGGGCGACCTGACGTCGGCCGCCATCGACCCGGCCGAcctggccgcgctcgccacccagcgccagctgcgcgacgcgtggCTCGCGCTCAACCCCGGCTTTGACGAGAGCAaggcgcacgccgtcgcgagcatcgagcacgccgtcaacATTGTccgcgggctcggcgagcgccgcgtcctcgtcgcagGCAGCttgcacctcgtcggcggcgtcatggAGGTCGCGGGCCTGCAGTTCGCCCTCGGCATGGAGTAG
- the CNI00630 gene encoding U1 small nuclear ribonucleoprotein C produces MAPKLRVLISSNGRYLDNPSGDDILFGNVFEHPVRDSLPWGTSIATKFMYFVDPTLELDLYADKPWALSPAISTMNHLGLAPTGSSAMPEPGGSPAFVDEDALAVVPGQEGFTAEVSKRRKHFGGTEQRAAVSLGDQHVAMEFGNGILDFNTLSVTLPRPFALSINLLKYWDGQPVTYVCRRRVAPGEDPVSPFGVYWAVAFEIVDEEAKAELAKRGGKVKGYLTHDSMNARKAHNTGRNHVVNVRDYFANLGTDRAQNMIDQIVYSHEGSATGGNGRAMFAAPSMRLGAGFMNPMAAGTAPSGFPPNGPPFPPQGARPPFPPPGGGPPFPPPGQMPPFAPQGGAVPPFPPPGGVRPPFPPQHGGPGGPGANRGPPPHFTPAAGPPQGGNPGIHPDRMRMVGN; encoded by the exons ATGGCGCCAAAGCTGCGGGTACTCATATCGAGCAACG gaCGGTACCTCGACAACCCCTCCGGCGACGACATCCTCTTCGGCAACGTGTTCGAGCACCCCGTGCGCGACTCGCTGCCGTGGGGCACGTCGATCGCGACCAAGTTCATGTA CTTTGTCGACCcgacgctcgagctcgacctgtATGCCGACAAGCCGTGGGCGCTCAGCCCGGCCATCAGCACGATGAACCACCTGGgcctggcgccgacgggctccTCGGCCATGCCTGAGCCTGGCGGATCCCCAGCCTtcgtggacgaggacgcgctggCTGTCGTGCCGGGACAGGAGGGGTTCACGGCCGAGGTGTCCAAGCGGCGCAAGCACTTTGGCGGGACGGAGCAGCGCGCTGCTGTGTCACTGGGTGATCAGCACGTCGCGATGGAGTTCGGGAACGGGATATTAG ACTTCAACACCCTCTCCGTCACCCTTCCCCGGCCGTTCGCACTGTCAATCAACCTCCTCAAGTACTGGGACGGCCAGCCCGTGACGTACGTGTGCAGGCGGCGTGTCGCGCCCGGCGAGGACCCCGTGTCGCCGTTCGGCGTGTACTGGGCCGTGGCGTTTgagattgtcgacgaggaggccaaagccgagctcgccaagcgcgggggcaaggtcaaggg TTACTT GACGCACGACTCGATGAacgcgcgcaaggcgcacAACACGGGTCGTAACCACGTCGTCAACGTGCGCGACTACTTTgccaacctcggcaccgACCGCGCGCAGAACATGATCGACCAGATTGTCTACTCGCACGAGGGGAGCGCGACGGGCGGTAATGGTCGCGCGATGTTCGCGGCGCCGTCTatgcgcctcggcgcgggcttCATGAACCCcatggcggcgggcacggcgc CCTCGGGATTCCCCCCCAACGGTCCCCCCTTCCCACCGCAGGGAGCGCGCCCACCGTTCCCCCCGCCCGGAGGCGGaccccccttccccccgcCCGGACAGATGccgccgttcgcgccgcAGGGCGGTGCTGTGCCCCCCTTCCCTCCGCCCGGCGGTGTGCGGCCCCCATTCCCTCCCCAGCACGGCGGGCCAGGCGGACCAGGAGCCAACCGCGGCCCGCCCCCACACTTCACGCCGGCCGCTGGCCCGCCCCAGGGCGGCAACCCCGGCATCCACCCAGACCGCATGCGCATGGTCGGCAACTAG